TCTATTACAGTACCAGTTTGTAACGGTTTTACAATGAAATGGCAGACAGCACCGAGGTCACTGAAGGATCTCAGGTCAGAACCTCATCTGGTCCTCTCAGCTAACATATCAGTATAACTCCAATTTAgagatttatatttatacatgaGCAACAATGAAAAAGTAAGAGGTTGCCTTTATAAATGCCTGAAAAATATTTCTACATGTAATAAATTCATTTTGTTCTTAATGCAATAGAATCACCCCAGTTTTGGGGTTTTAAGTTTACTGTCTCACGTGGTACTGCAGTACattaatttattctgtaaatgtttgttttgtaacaaTGTTGTTGACTGTGATGGTACAAGTGTTATGTGCCCACATGATAATGCAACTCACTTCAAATAAAAGAATTACATATGTAAAGATGGATGCTGTTGATTTTCTTCTAAAACAGCATTGTGTgtcttttgtttctctgtgatATCCATAATCCTGTAACAAATAGTATTCCAAAGACCTAGatcatttatattatattacttTATATTCGTTATagtttatttaactttcatAAATGCATTATAATGAAATTGTGTCTTAACTTTGATCTTTTAACCAGACTGTTAGAGCGAACGTACAAGCTAAAGATTATTGTTGATGATGGATGAGTCTTATTTGAAGTAGAATCTGTTAGTATTAGAACTTGATTTACATCAGTTTCATGATTCGCGTCTAAAAGCAAGTTATTGGTATCATTAATAAATTTAAGTCATTTATTCTTAACGCAAAAAGTAACTAAATGTTTGGTCCATTACTTCTCCTCTTCAGTAATAACAGGTAGTGTGGTATTGTACATAactggaaagcctgattagtaaCCTTTAAAACAAGGTATAACTTTTAAAAGTTGTGCTTATTTGGATTAAGTGACATGGCTCAATAtgtgggaagaaaaaaagggcactaccccacacatttagctgtgttgctcattaaacaaaattaagacTACTACAAGTTAAAccttgtaaaggtgactaatggGATTTTCCATTGACACATAAAGAACTCCAACTGgtataaaagagaagaaataattaaccaaatgcaaatttttgtactttttgtactaagtttaataaaaaatcttaaaatacaCTGCAAACTGAAGAGGCTACCTCTGATTATTTTGATGGCACTTGCAAGCTGCTGATTAAAGTGTTCATATGTTCACCAGACAAGAGCAAGTTCAAGGTTTTTGGCTCTCATTAGGAAAGAGCATAAAAAACTTTCCAGAGGTGAaaggttaaaaatgtttgtaaaaccgacacagaaataaattaataaatggaaaatatagGAAATAAAAGGGTTAATATATTACTTTGTatctttggtttcttttgtctTCAGTGTGTGCTGGTTTTAGTCCAACTGTGGTCTTTTAGACATTTCCTTtttagagagaaagagaaaaaaaatgttccttgcaaaagcagctgcttccttcttCATGTCAGAAAGACTGATCCCATCTAgcattgttcaaataaaaagagCTTCACTTTTTCCTCTGACAGTCATCACAGTTATTCATGGATCACGCTGGGCtcttattcctttatttttcttctcagctGCTGCTTCTGACAACTCTTGCTCAGCTGCAGCTGATCAGGTCGACATGAGCGTGTGGCCTCGCTGTCGTTGTTCAGGATGTTTAACATCCAGGGCCAGTGTCCTGTCAGGATGAAAAGTTGCTGTCGGGTCACAGGTTGGTGTCGGTGAACATGGTGTGCTCCTTTCTGACGGTGCTGAAGCCTTTGATAGTGTCAACAAATTCCTCATCGTCCATGAACTatagagagagacaaaaaattaatttttcatttaaaactgcAACCTGAAATTTTTAGTTAAGAGCTTTTGCAggttaagattttattttattttttcttgtatcAATGCATTACCTCCACTTTGCCACATATAAATATGCTGGTATGTTGCTGTAcgaacaaatatttttttatgaatttgcAAAATGTCATATTGGGGTTGTAGTTCATCTTTAGTGTGACTGTGGTTGCAGTTTGAATAGGTTCAGCACATGTTTCTGGGGTCTCACCATCCCACTGTCATGGCCTGAAACATTTGGGTCCCATACTTCATCATCTTCTGCCAGCGACTTCCCATCCATCACCTGGCTGACGCTGCGTCTCAGGGAATTCACACTGAGGATGCCCACTTCGTCCTGTTGAGGGGTTTCATCAGCAGGTTCACATTTAGCTGCCAGTACTTCCTGCAGAAGACAAAAAGCACAACATATGATTGAAAAGTAcagcaaaaaatgtatttgtacgAGTTGATGAGGTGTTTTACCTCCATCTTCAAGGTGAAGCCTTTGAGGGTCACACTGTTAGAGAAGCTTGTTGTGTCAGGCACTGTGTCAAACTGAAAAGAAGAGAGTGAAAATCTAAAAGTGAATACGAGTACACATAGGAAATTTCCTTTTACAGTGAGCTGTGGACTTAAATGGCCTGGTTTATAAAATAGAAAGCACTTCTATTGTTTCAGCTCTGAACAGGGCCAGCCTGAGTCTATATGGAGCCCCTTACAGAATTTGCTTTCCATATGGGGCTTTCTGTATTGCAATAACTAACTAAGATACTAAGTGTCTTAGTTAGTTAGTGGTGTTAGTGGTAAGTTGTTGCTTAGTTTGCTTATAACTTGAGCCGGGTCTGGCTCTCAACATGGGTCAAAGGTTGAATGAAATAACCTTGTAGGaagttcagagaaaaaaaaatgcagtcacACAAAAACAGGTCAAGAAAAGATGCTAAAATTCTaaagaaatgtcagaaaatgtcagaaagtccGGATATTTTTCATGTGATGACTTTCTGGGGCGCTTAAGTAGAGCAGAGATGTTGGAAGTTTCTGCTTTGAGAAGTGAAATAGCTGCTGTAATAATGGCCTAGTTTCTACATTGCTATTGTTGATCAGATAATAAGGAACTGTGGGTAAAGAACCCCCTCACCAAAACCGAATTGCTGGGTGGGTAGACAGCCATGGGGCTTCTCTTCTGCATGGGGAGGGCCACCAGTGGAGGTCTCTCCCTGTTGAGTGGGGGTTTGTTCAGGGCCTGGTGCAACATGAAGAATCATTTTATCAGCTTTTtgtccaacaaaaaaaaatatggcaGAGAAGAGATTTGGAATCTTGTTTTTGCTGCTGTCTGATAATTAAGATGTTCATTTATTGGTATGTGATGTCACTTTTCATCATGGTGCACTCAAGCAAATTTATCCAGATGTTAATCAGACTTGACACACAATTACAgtcacaaaagaacaaaaaaatagcACTTTCTCTTACCTTATGAAGCATGACTCCTAACACAAAGGCGAGCAGCAGTAGGGCGATGCCTGCCATCACAGCAATGAACCACAGTTCCTGGACAATTTGCTGGCCTTTTAGACCCCCCTCTGCCCGATCACCACCACCCCCTCCACTTCCTCCTCCGGGAGGAGTGGGGCTTGGTGAATCTGTATCAGAAACACATGTCAAACTAGCATTTAATTACTAGAACATAGAAGGATAACAGCAGACATGTAAGATTCAAGTCTAACTAAAGGTTAAcatttatagtaaaaaaaacaatcaatataaacacaaaaaagtatGATAAGGAGTTTCTAAAATGTtctgaacaaaaaaagaaaatgggcaCATAATAAGGGATACTGCTACAAAGAGGCTTAAAACAATTACAGAGACACACAGAATGACTACAAAGAACTGCAGAGTGGCATGAACAGCTACAAAGAGGCTCAAAATGCAAAAtttaaaatagcaaaaatatcttaaaatagCTGAAAAGATCTTAGGAACAACAAGAAAGAGGCCAAAAGCAACACAGGTGGgcttaaaatgacacaaaaatgtacataaaaaattataagaATGGAAAAATGGCTACAAATATACTCTACAACCACAAATACatctaaaacattcattttgtcCTGCTTCTCTATTAAAAAGAGTTTGGATGCCTTTTACAAGGACTCTGGTGGTTTATATGTCCAGTGAacatattattcattttaaacttctATAAATAGAGTAGCTATTACCTGACAtttcaaaatatattaaacGTAAAAACACAACTATGCTAGTGTGTGCGTGACTATCGGTCCAAATGAACCAGTTGTACACTTTGGATGGCAAATATCCTCATTTGTAAAGAGGTCAGTTTCTGTTTGCAGAACATGCTGAGCATTTCCAACTGATCCGTCCGCCTTAAAACAGCTTTGTATTGTAAGACTTTGAAGGATTTATATTGGACAGATGCACATCTCAAATCGACCCTGAGAATGAAAGGGGATCACGTGCGCTTGTAGAAGAGATAACATTGTAACCGGAGACAAACTGGCTTGCATGGCCTAGTTTTTAGGAGTCACTTTAATTGTCTCCTTTAGATGTAGCTGCTGTGGACTGTCTTGTTACAAACTGACACAAGGGTGGAAAAGTGAATCAGGGGCTCGtggaagaaaacagaagagacTCACCAGTACTTAGGTCCGTGTTTCGGCCTGTGGTAGGGGTGCTGGCAGCCCCTCACTGTGTGATACATCGAACAGAAGGCCAAAAACCTGCAGAGAGTTGAGGATCACACCTGTCGCTCCATCAATATTTTACACCTGATACTTTTACTTGCTGACCAGCTCCCTTCAACATTCCACTGAGGAGTCAAGATATGAAAGTATTAGATCACCATGTCCTGTTCCAGACCCTGCGgctaagatttcctaaaaaagaggaaaggagaAACTAAACATCTTGGGTTAGAGGTAGAGAGCCTCGAAGAAGCTGCATGAGCGTTCCTCTGTGCCTCTACAACTCCCATCAACCTTTGCTTTTCCTCAGCAGTGCCATGGTAACCGTCAGGTGTCAGATTTCAGTTTACCTGAAGAGCCAAGGTTGTAGCATATCACCCCTCTGATACTCcagtgtctgtgtctgtgtatgttcATATTCATATGAAGCAACttacatatacatttatataaaaatacaatCTAAAATCTTAAACAACTTATTCCATTATTATTTAGCTGTTATTGGGAGAAAAGTGCCCGCTAGCAACTAAATATTAACTTAGCagtaattgtaaaaaaaagccATGCATATCGTGCTGCAGCCCTGACAAATGTTTGAGTTCAATGTTGCTGCAactgccattttttccactaaGTGCTTCACATGTTTGTTCCAGTGTGAAGGTGATGCATCCTTAGGCTGTGGGTATCAAATCCTTTCTTTCTGTTGCAGCCAAAACCTTTTAAACAGCTTCAATAATACAAACATTGCTGCCTCGTTGTTATGAGTGACTCCTTCATTTACAATTTTGCTACTGACTGAATTGAAGGATGCTTTTTCAATAGGTGCCCAGGGCTTAAAGTCAAGTTTTAATGCTACATCTTCTCCTTGTAACAATGGGgaaatgttttcacttgttgTTGAGGGTCACCCTGATTATTTACTTACAGGCTCTCAAGTGACATCTTCACCTAATATGAGCTCCAAATATATTTGAGGATATCATGACCTCTGTGTTGTGAGTGTGGCGTCTTTGCAATATGCTGTAAAACCACATGGTGGCGctaagcagctgcagcagctgtttgcagTGTTGTGAGACTGTGTCCTGATGAATGAGTCAAAGGCAGCAGAGCATTATGCAAGCAGAGCTGCAGTGTCCCTTATCCCCAGTCACAGCTAAAATTGCACTGCAGTCCTGAAAACAGCAGCTCCACCCAGGTTTACATGCTTAATTAGGATAATTAGCTATATACTCTTTGTTTTTCCCTCCAGGACTGAGTGACACAATCAGCCGAACGGTCTAATTAGAATAAAGTCAATTCTCTCTGCGTCATCCTCAAGTCACCACAAATATACGTTTGTCCATCTGCTGTGGGGGATGGTTAGGAATGACAGGCAGATGTCAAAACTTCAGATTTAGAAGTAGCTTGTCATGGTGTTCAAGATAGCGCAAGGGGAAATCACTATACTTTTAAACATGAGCAGCTTTGAGTGGATCTGGAATGACCTCAACAGCCAAATCTGGACATTTTCCAAAATGCTACCACACTGTGGACTGGTTTTATCCTTCTTTCAAATATTCTAAATTAAGCACTGTCTCTCATGTggagtaaacaatggagccctCCTCAACAGTATCTTAACATGACCTATTTTCCTCCTCACTTTTTAAAAGCCCTTTCTGCTTTGATATGCCTTTTTCTAGCCATTTATTGTCTTGAATATTTGCCCCCTTTTTGATTTCAGAGTGATTTATGTGAAGTTTCTTGAACGCTATATTCAAATTTATCTGTTAAAGAGGGATTATTACTGTCTGACTCCAAAATGCACATCTAAGAGATGTTAATGGGAGTCATAAGTAGAAACTAAGGTTCAACAATGCACATTGAAACAGGTTTATTAAATGAACAGCTATAATCTTGGaacattttatgtcttttttgttattttgtccatttaaactataaatactttatttcatCCTCTAACGCCAGTATGCTTCTCCAGCAAAGTCACACCAGCAAATTAACATTTATTGGGAATACATTGTTTTAGTTGCAAcataaaaagatgttttcagcTAAAATATATCACCTTTGCTTCACCTGCCCTTCGTCTACATCAGTCTGATCCACTAGATGTGTGGGTCTGCTAGGCTTGAGAGTTCGGACCCTCCCTTCTGTGACACTGATCTGCAAGTCCTGTGCTCCACCATGGACTGCTTCTTTTGTTGTATGTTCTTGTAGCAAACAAATACACAACATGGACATGATTAAAAGGCCAAAGCCTTGGTTTTTACTAGATTTTgaagacaaacattttattgaagaTGTTCAGAAATCatgaaacaagaagaaaaagaatcaaGGACAGTTTGTAGTTGGACAACACATATAGTTAAATATTTTCATGGCAACAAATTGAGTTCAGCAGAACAAAACTACACATCACCGAGTACTTGTCATAGAAAATTTGTGCCCCATGTGGCCATTTCAAAATTTTTATTAAGGTAAAACCTTGGAGCCACAACAAAGACAACAATGAGCACTGAAGTGATTATTGAACAGTTTTTAATCTGTACCCATTGGTTTTCAGTCCCAGAGATCAGCGCTCTGTATCAGAGCCCCTACACTTATTAACTCTTGGctcatttgatttattttttacagaggAGCTACCCTCCTTCTAATATCCTAATCAGCATTCATACCTTGCTGTGATGATTTGGgccaatgcttttttttttattgaggaAGTGATCTCAACCTTAAGTGCCAgaatcagccttttttttttacagcccaTATCCTTTGGGCCTCATCCATCACCAGGATGTCTGGGTAACACGACCACTAGACACATACTAACTCATTTAAGAAGAGGGACATGTCATTCAAGATCACTAACTCATTTACAGACGCCTGATGTGATGAAAATTCTGCCGCTTGTTCAAATTCCCTGGTGAGTCCTACGAGTTTTAACCACAGATAAATTAGGAGATTATTTGAGTTCTGCTGACAGATAAGGAAGAATAAAGGACAAATGGGTTCACTTGGATTTTAATTAGTCTTCAACCATCTTTGTTTTGTCAGCTTTCTTTTCTCATCGTTTctaataaaacaatgtattttatttatgaaactaattaatttcaccttttttaaatctgagGTTTTACATACATGTATCATCAAATTTCCACCAAATAAATTTACTTGCTGTACCATAATTataattttctgttattattggTCTTTTACAATTTATTAGAAGAATATTAGTCCATTCTTCTGGACagtattgcttttttttgtttacgtGTGCAGGTCTTTATTTATGCACAGCTCTGTTAAGGTCCTACCACGGCAGTGGAGTCAGGTTGAGGTCTTCTCAGGTCTtctgaggtctggactttgtgtctctcttttatttt
The sequence above is drawn from the Melanotaenia boesemani isolate fMelBoe1 chromosome 22, fMelBoe1.pri, whole genome shotgun sequence genome and encodes:
- the si:ch211-57i17.5 gene encoding usherin, giving the protein MAGIALLLLAFVLGVMLHKALNKPPLNRERPPLVALPMQKRSPMAVYPPSNSVLFDTVPDTTSFSNSVTLKGFTLKMEEVLAAKCEPADETPQQDEVGILSVNSLRRSVSQVMDGKSLAEDDEVWDPNVSGHDSGMFMDDEEFVDTIKGFSTVRKEHTMFTDTNL